Proteins from one Pseudomonas grandcourensis genomic window:
- a CDS encoding YbhB/YbcL family Raf kinase inhibitor-like protein — translation MPRLTSMNPWLAALAVALCLQFPAQAQERFTLNIPGVSDDRLFTSAAASDSAGCGGHNISPALNWNAGPAATQSYAIVMHDPDGQKGQGVDQWVHYGIKAGTHQIPAGAGSKPGLEGVGGTNSKATTGYIGPCPPVGDSAHHYIVQIYALDLPPDALPAGLTRAQLLEKIKGHVLRNSSVVRRYHR, via the coding sequence ATGCCCCGATTGACCTCAATGAACCCTTGGCTCGCGGCCTTGGCAGTCGCCCTTTGCCTGCAGTTCCCGGCGCAGGCACAGGAACGCTTCACCCTGAACATTCCCGGCGTCTCCGATGACCGACTGTTCACGTCGGCCGCCGCCAGCGATTCCGCGGGTTGTGGCGGGCACAACATTTCCCCGGCGTTGAACTGGAACGCCGGCCCGGCAGCCACCCAAAGCTACGCCATCGTCATGCACGACCCTGACGGCCAGAAAGGCCAGGGCGTCGATCAGTGGGTGCACTACGGCATCAAGGCCGGCACCCACCAGATCCCGGCCGGCGCAGGGAGCAAACCCGGCCTCGAGGGCGTCGGCGGTACCAACAGCAAGGCAACCACCGGCTACATCGGCCCTTGCCCACCTGTTGGCGACAGCGCGCACCACTACATCGTCCAGATCTACGCCCTGGACCTGCCCCCGGACGCCTTGCCCGCCGGCCTGACCCGTGCGCAGTTGCTGGAAAAAATCAAAGGCCACGTCCTGAGAAACAGCAGCGTGGTGCGGCGTTATCACCGCTAA
- a CDS encoding type II toxin-antitoxin system prevent-host-death family antitoxin: MEQLLASRSVSITELKRSPSTVIEQAGSEPVAVLNHNRPAAYLLPHAAYQQLLDRLHAAELREAIAASRNDPRPAIAADTVFAELDALIDEVAAEQSRP; this comes from the coding sequence ATGGAGCAGCTACTTGCAAGCCGTTCGGTCAGTATCACCGAGCTCAAGCGCAGCCCGAGCACTGTCATCGAGCAAGCGGGTTCCGAGCCTGTTGCCGTGCTCAACCACAATCGCCCTGCCGCCTATCTTTTACCGCACGCGGCCTATCAACAGCTGCTGGATCGGCTGCATGCTGCCGAACTTCGTGAGGCCATTGCGGCCAGCCGCAACGATCCGCGTCCGGCCATTGCTGCCGATACCGTGTTTGCCGAGCTTGATGCGCTGATAGATGAGGTAGCAGCCGAGCAAAGCCGACCATGA
- a CDS encoding type II toxin-antitoxin system RelE/ParE family toxin gives MRQLLFSALARDDLLQVARFIARDNPERARTFVRELRTQCTGLIEQPNLGVSRDDCAKGLRMLAHGRYLVFYCLMGDEIKIERVLHSARDIARLFEKNSIDH, from the coding sequence ATGAGGCAATTGCTTTTCTCTGCATTGGCACGGGACGATCTGCTGCAAGTCGCTCGTTTTATCGCCCGAGACAACCCTGAACGGGCCCGGACGTTTGTGCGCGAGCTACGCACGCAGTGCACAGGATTGATCGAACAACCGAACCTGGGTGTTTCAAGAGACGATTGCGCCAAGGGATTGCGAATGCTTGCCCATGGCCGATATCTGGTTTTCTACTGTTTGATGGGCGACGAGATCAAGATCGAACGCGTACTGCATAGTGCGAGAGACATCGCCCGGCTGTTTGAAAAAAACAGCATTGATCATTAG
- the gabD gene encoding NADP-dependent succinate-semialdehyde dehydrogenase: protein MQLKDTQLFRQQAFIDGAWVDADNGQTIKVNNPATGEILGTVPKMGAAETRRAIEAADKALPAWRALTAKERANKLRRWFELIIENQDDLARLMTLEQGKPLAEAKGEIVYAASFIEWFAEEAKRIYGDVIPGHQPDKRLIVIKQPIGVTAAITPWNFPAAMITRKAGPALAAGCTMVLKPASQTPFSAFALAELAQRAGIPAGVFSVVSGSAGDIGSELTSNPIVRKLSFTGSTEIGRQLMSECAKDIKKVSLELGGNAPFIVFDDADLDKAVEGAIISKYRNNGQTCVCANRLYIQDSVYDAFAEKLKVAVAKLKIGNGLEAGTTTGPLIDEKAVAKVQEHIADAVSKGATVLSGGKSMEGNFFEPTILTNVPNNAAVAKEETFGPLAPLFRFKDEADVIAMSNDTEFGLASYFYARDLGRVFRVAEALEYGMVGVNTGLISNEVAPFGGIKASGLGREGSKYGIEDYLEIKYLCLGI from the coding sequence ATGCAGCTTAAAGACACCCAGTTGTTCCGCCAGCAAGCCTTCATCGATGGCGCGTGGGTTGATGCGGACAATGGTCAGACGATCAAGGTCAACAACCCGGCAACGGGCGAAATTCTGGGCACCGTGCCGAAAATGGGCGCTGCCGAAACCCGCCGTGCGATCGAAGCCGCTGACAAAGCGCTGCCGGCCTGGCGTGCACTGACCGCCAAAGAGCGTGCGAACAAGCTGCGTCGCTGGTTCGAGCTGATCATCGAGAACCAGGACGACCTGGCTCGCCTGATGACCCTGGAACAAGGCAAGCCATTGGCCGAAGCCAAAGGCGAAATCGTTTACGCCGCTTCCTTCATCGAGTGGTTCGCCGAAGAAGCCAAGCGCATCTACGGTGACGTGATTCCGGGCCACCAGCCAGACAAGCGCCTGATCGTGATCAAGCAGCCAATCGGCGTGACCGCTGCAATCACCCCGTGGAACTTCCCGGCTGCAATGATCACCCGTAAAGCCGGCCCGGCCCTGGCCGCCGGTTGCACCATGGTGCTCAAGCCTGCTTCGCAAACTCCGTTTTCCGCCTTCGCCCTGGCCGAACTGGCCCAGCGTGCCGGCATCCCGGCTGGCGTGTTCAGCGTTGTTTCCGGTAGCGCCGGCGACATCGGCAGCGAGCTGACCAGCAACCCGATCGTGCGCAAGCTGTCCTTCACCGGCTCGACCGAAATCGGTCGTCAACTGATGTCGGAATGCGCCAAGGACATCAAGAAAGTGTCCCTGGAACTGGGTGGCAACGCTCCGTTCATCGTGTTCGACGACGCGGACCTGGATAAGGCCGTCGAAGGCGCGATCATTTCCAAGTATCGCAACAACGGTCAGACATGCGTCTGCGCCAACCGCCTGTACATTCAGGATTCGGTCTACGACGCGTTCGCCGAGAAGCTGAAAGTGGCTGTGGCCAAGCTCAAGATCGGTAACGGTCTGGAAGCAGGCACCACCACTGGCCCGCTGATCGACGAAAAAGCCGTGGCCAAGGTGCAAGAGCACATTGCCGACGCCGTTTCCAAAGGCGCCACCGTGCTGTCCGGCGGCAAGTCGATGGAAGGCAACTTCTTCGAGCCGACCATCCTGACCAACGTGCCGAATAACGCTGCCGTGGCCAAGGAAGAAACCTTCGGTCCATTGGCTCCACTGTTCCGCTTCAAAGACGAAGCCGATGTGATCGCGATGTCCAACGACACCGAGTTCGGTCTGGCCTCGTACTTCTATGCTCGTGACCTGGGTCGCGTGTTCCGTGTGGCGGAAGCCTTGGAATACGGCATGGTCGGCGTCAACACCGGGTTGATCTCCAACGAAGTCGCGCCGTTCGGCGGCATCAAGGCCTCGGGCCTGGGTCGTGAAGGCTCCAAGTACGGCATCGAAGACTACCTGGAAATCAAATACCTCTGCCTGGGCATCTAA
- the gabT gene encoding 4-aminobutyrate--2-oxoglutarate transaminase, which produces MSKTNASLMARRTAAVPRGVGQIHPIFAESAKNATVTDVEGREFIDFAGGIAVLNTGHVHPKIIAAVTEQLNKLTHTCFQVLAYEPYVEVCEKINAKVPGDFDKKTLLVTTGSEAVENSIKIARAATGRAGVIAFTGAYHGRTMMTLGLTGKVVPYSAGMGLMPGGIFRALYPNELHGVSIDDSIASIERIFKNDAEPKDIAAIIIEPVQGEGGFYVAPKEFMKRLRALCDQHGILLIADEVQTGAGRTGTFFAMEQMGVAADLTTFAKSIAGGFPLAGVCGKAEYMDAIAPGGLGGTYAGSPIACAAALAVMEVFEEEHLLDRCKAVGERLVTGLKAIQAKYPVIGEVRALGAMIAVELFENGDSHKPNAAAVASVVAKARDKGLILLSCGTYGNVLRVLVPLTSPDEQLDKGLAIIEECFSEL; this is translated from the coding sequence ATGAGCAAGACTAACGCTTCTTTGATGGCCCGCCGTACCGCTGCTGTTCCACGTGGTGTTGGCCAGATTCACCCGATCTTCGCCGAATCCGCGAAGAACGCGACCGTAACCGACGTTGAAGGTCGTGAGTTCATCGACTTCGCCGGCGGTATCGCCGTGCTGAACACCGGCCACGTGCACCCGAAAATCATCGCTGCCGTGACCGAGCAGCTGAACAAGCTGACCCACACCTGCTTCCAGGTTCTGGCCTACGAGCCGTACGTGGAAGTGTGCGAAAAAATCAACGCCAAGGTCCCAGGTGATTTCGACAAGAAAACCCTGCTGGTGACCACCGGCTCCGAAGCCGTGGAAAACTCGATCAAGATCGCCCGTGCCGCCACTGGCCGTGCCGGCGTGATCGCTTTCACCGGCGCCTACCACGGTCGCACCATGATGACCCTGGGCCTGACCGGTAAAGTCGTGCCTTACTCGGCCGGCATGGGCCTGATGCCAGGCGGCATCTTCCGCGCGCTGTACCCGAACGAACTGCACGGTGTGAGCATCGACGACTCGATCGCTTCCATCGAACGCATCTTCAAGAACGACGCCGAGCCGAAAGACATCGCAGCGATCATCATCGAGCCGGTTCAGGGCGAAGGTGGTTTCTACGTCGCTCCGAAAGAATTCATGAAGCGTCTGCGTGCCCTGTGCGACCAGCACGGCATCCTGCTGATCGCTGACGAAGTACAGACCGGCGCTGGCCGTACCGGTACTTTCTTCGCCATGGAACAGATGGGCGTTGCCGCCGACCTGACCACCTTCGCCAAATCCATCGCTGGCGGCTTCCCGCTGGCCGGTGTGTGCGGCAAGGCCGAATACATGGACGCTATCGCCCCAGGCGGTCTGGGCGGCACCTACGCCGGTAGCCCGATCGCCTGCGCCGCGGCCCTGGCCGTGATGGAAGTGTTCGAAGAAGAGCACCTGCTGGATCGTTGCAAAGCTGTTGGCGAGCGTCTGGTAACCGGCCTGAAGGCCATCCAGGCCAAGTACCCGGTGATCGGCGAAGTCCGTGCCCTGGGCGCGATGATCGCGGTCGAGCTGTTCGAAAACGGCGACAGCCACAAGCCGAACGCTGCAGCCGTGGCGTCCGTTGTGGCCAAGGCTCGCGACAAGGGTCTGATCCTGCTGTCCTGCGGCACCTACGGCAACGTTCTGCGCGTCCTGGTACCGCTGACCTCGCCGGACGAGCAACTGGACAAAGGCCTGGCGATCATCGAAGAGTGCTTCTCCGAGCTCTGA
- a CDS encoding response regulator, whose translation MTTVILPAVPRVLIAEADPWSRDLLKEVLLNVRCDARLDLCADGQQALELLAANPYDLVIADWELPGVDGLNVLRNVRQRKRNPPLPFILMSSRNDSASVREALPLVPAAYLTKPLNMESLTHRLQGLLLNAGEEVSCEVPSLAPGMTLSVFLERRRELADGAPLMTDVQVAVKRSLNPSGLDLTVLEDEIRTDPQVTAVLIAAANSAAQHHGAGVQTLSQALHRLGTGQSMNLILGLALKRSARLSDPQLADYAERYWDLSLHTAEYARTLARLLDLDQERCYCAGMLHRLGDLALLRCLQEWKQAGGELDELEEVGEALVEFGAAYGSALRTRWRLPLELRELIAAAYQLGGGVYSREALVMNMAAQMARLTEHESIEALAKSRTARLLKIGLPELMRLRRK comes from the coding sequence ATGACAACTGTCATTTTACCCGCGGTTCCGAGAGTACTGATCGCCGAGGCCGACCCCTGGTCCCGGGATCTGCTCAAGGAAGTGTTGTTGAACGTACGCTGCGATGCGCGGCTGGATTTGTGCGCCGATGGCCAGCAAGCGCTGGAGCTATTGGCTGCCAACCCCTATGACCTGGTCATCGCCGACTGGGAGTTGCCGGGCGTCGATGGCCTGAATGTCCTGCGCAACGTCCGTCAGCGCAAACGCAATCCGCCGCTGCCGTTCATTCTGATGAGTAGTCGCAACGACAGTGCCAGTGTGCGCGAGGCCTTGCCGCTGGTGCCGGCTGCGTACCTGACCAAACCCCTGAATATGGAAAGCCTGACTCATCGGTTGCAGGGGTTGCTGCTGAATGCTGGCGAAGAAGTCTCGTGCGAAGTGCCGTCGCTGGCACCGGGCATGACGTTGTCGGTGTTTCTGGAGCGTCGCCGGGAATTGGCCGACGGCGCGCCGCTGATGACCGACGTGCAAGTGGCGGTCAAACGCAGCCTCAACCCCAGCGGCCTCGACCTGACGGTGCTGGAAGACGAAATCCGCACCGATCCGCAGGTCACAGCCGTGCTGATCGCCGCTGCCAACAGCGCGGCCCAGCACCACGGCGCCGGTGTGCAAACCCTGTCCCAGGCGCTGCATCGCTTGGGCACCGGGCAGAGCATGAACCTGATTCTCGGCCTGGCGCTCAAGCGCAGCGCACGGCTGAGCGATCCGCAATTGGCCGACTATGCCGAGCGTTACTGGGATCTGTCACTGCACACCGCTGAATACGCGAGAACCCTGGCGCGCCTGCTCGATCTGGATCAGGAGCGTTGCTACTGCGCTGGCATGTTGCATCGTCTCGGCGATCTGGCGTTGCTGCGCTGTTTGCAGGAATGGAAGCAGGCCGGTGGAGAACTGGACGAGCTGGAGGAAGTGGGCGAAGCGCTGGTTGAATTTGGCGCGGCCTACGGTTCGGCCCTGCGCACGCGCTGGCGCCTGCCATTGGAGTTGCGGGAGCTGATTGCGGCGGCCTACCAGCTCGGTGGCGGGGTTTACTCCCGCGAAGCGCTGGTGATGAACATGGCGGCGCAGATGGCGCGCCTGACCGAGCATGAGAGCATCGAGGCGCTGGCGAAGAGCCGGACGGCGCGGTTGCTCAAGATCGGTTTACCGGAGTTGATGCGTTTGCGCAGGAAGTAA